The sequence atcgatggttccatgaagaaagGTTCTCTATAGTGGAAAacggttctttagattattaaaatgttatggCTATTgttgaaaggttctttggggaaccaaaaatggttcttctgtggCATCAACAAGGAGAACTCATGGAGGTGTGAGACTTTGAAACAAGGAAAGCGGTGAGTTCAGATGTTACATGAACTCTTGTTGTTTCCCTCTTTTTGTTCTTTAGACATTGATGAATGTGCAACTGGGAAAAACCAATGTCCGTTCAACCGGCAGTGCATCAACACATTCGGAAGCTACTACTGCAAGTGCCAGGAGGGTTACGATCTCAAATACGTCAATGGGAAATATGACTGTGTTGGTAAGAAATGAACACTGTCTGAAAAATGTTGggctaaaaacaacccaagttgggttaaatatggacaaacccagtgtttgggttaaatgttagtCCAACATGCTGgccagttttatttaactcaactatagtttaaaaatgactatatgtctggcttaaaattaacccaaaatatgttggaaattaaaaatcagacacataattactagaggaaacaattataatcaaaaggtgaacattaattaataagtaatttagtaaatgtttattgtttaattattaacataacatattattaacatattaaacatatagtttatgaaaacaaaataatcaaaataaaatgcttCGCAGTGATTCTTTCGTTATATTTTGTGTTATAAACCCTTCCCTGAAtatgattttaatttaatttatttttatgtattttatatatatatatatatatatatatatagagagagagagagagagagagagagagagagctctttattcagtttattttattatttttttaattgcatattattttattaaaatgatttattttattgatttttttattttattaaatttatttgattaaatgtttattttttattaaattgtactttattaaattatattgatttattttaattaattatttttattttatacatttttactaaatatacagctcatttatttaattcattctattacatttttaaataaaattttattttattaaattttatttatttttatctattatttttattttatttatttttactatatatacagtatatgtatgtatataggGTTAGggcaatcctcattttggctgcgtgagattctccagctttgttgagctgttaaagctccgccctcttctggaaagtggagctcatttgcatttaaagggacacacacccaaataggagcaaatttgacaagctataataaatgatctgtgggggattttgagctgaaactacacattctggagacaccagagactgatattacatcttgtgaaattgGCATTATaggagaaaatgaataaaatgctTCCAGAATAAAGCCAGTTCATGTTCTGTTGAATAAGTTTCATATGCATACCAGAAAGTTGCTCACCTGAAATGCAAAAAATactttgattgattgattcatgCTTTGAAATGCACTAATGTGATTTTCCAGATATAAATGAATGTGTGTCCGACACTCATAAGTGCAGTCGTCACGCCGAGTGCATCAACACTCACGGATCCTTCAAGTGTAAATGCAAGCAGGGTTTCCGAGGCAGTGGATTTGATTGTTCAGGTAAGAGAAGAAAACATTCCCACACGGAAAATTAAATGATGTTCCTCCTCagtatttctgtcttgttttccagcatgaatatctaaacattcttaaatcgaAATACATAGATGAATTTTTAGGATAAACAAGACATAAGTCtcctgacctttgacctctgaGCAACATCATTTGACCTCTGTGTTTTTGTAGTCAAGCCTTTTTATCACAGATCCTGGGAAGGTGATAAAGGAAATGCGGATGCGTTTCTCAACGGTGAGAGCGTCCAGAGATGCAGAGGAAATGCTGTACATGCTGTAGTTTCCTCTAACTTCTGATCCAAACCACATGCAGAACATCAGCGGTTAGAGGAACTTCTGCTGAACGCTTCACCtgatacacagtaaaatccccagagttaaatcaactctgctcagagtacatttggtccctctctaaatagcgttaaagtaacactgaagcagagttaaagttagataattaagcaattaataagtctgtgactgaagtcacatgttgtagttcttgtgtttctctttttttcagtgattctgcttgttaacagcaggtgttcatcactaatgcacaatcaccacttaattaattgcttaattatctcatgaactttaactctgcttcagtgttattttaactctatgtagagaaggaccatatgtactctgagcagagctgatttaactctggagattttgctgtgtactggaaacactttacaatttgTCAACATTAGTTATGCATAAACTAGGGCTGTAGGGGATTCActgaattttgttttgatttaccATTTTGGCTTCCAGTgttaatgaaaacaaaataatcaagATAAAATGATTATGATTATTGTGCCACATTCGGCTTTGCAATGTTTTGTGTTATAAACCCTTccctaaatatttatttatttattatttttattttattatgtgtatatatatatatatatacagctatggaaaaaattaagagaccacttaacattgatttctgaacttggagtggtctcttaaatttttccatagctgtatatagatagatagatagatagatagatagatagatagatagatagatagatagatagatagatagatagatagatagatagatagatagatagatagatagatagatagatagatagatagattattttattggattattttatttttttattgtagtacattttttaaaattatatatatagatatacacacacacacacaaatccacATTCTgctataatgtaaatgtaaatcaaAATTTGGAAAAATATCTAGATATACATTTTTAGCTGAATCGTCTCTAATGTTCATTCATTTACTCatctaatgttaacaaatgaaaatttaatgtaaagtgtttccatgcAACTCCATTTGGATCTTTGTGAATGGCTTCATGCACAGCAGATGCTTGGAAATCCACTTGGCATGGAAAAGTCTCCAGCATATCCGAACATGCAGTCATGGCACATGTAAAGCACGTTGTGTGATTAATGCAGTAATGCTGCGATTGCATGAATCAGGCTCCATCATTAGACATCAGCATACAGGATGTCATTCCAGTTTCCTCATGCATTTCATCCCTTCTTCTGTCTAATCCTGCAGTTATTCCCGACGCCCCGTCCAAGACTCGTATTCTGGGCGGCAGGTTTGACAACACCATCCCAGAGCCTGAGGTGACCGACTCTCCTCGACTCCACCTGCAGCCCTTCGACTACGAGGGCGAGGTCTACATCGGCCCTGCGGAGGACACACCGGCCGCTCCAGAGGAGGAGAAGTTTTACgatgaggaggaagaagaggaggacGACACGGGAAACCAGCTGGAGGGTGAGGAGCTGAACGCCAGAGGAGATGTTTTCTGTGAGTGATCCTCGGCTCTCACTAAAAATACTCCTCCGTTACTGCCGACATGCTGCTGAGTGCACTAATATTACACACCGCCGGAGTCAGGGAGATTATTAATGCTTGggaaagagtctcttctgctcaccactGCTGCTTTTATTATatcaaatatactgtaaaatagtgaaatattattagaatgtaaatcagctgttttctatgtgaatatatagtaaagtgtaatttatattcagtgatcaaagctgaattttcagcatcattactccagtcttcagtgtcacatgatccttcagaaatcattcagcTCTAGTATTTTTACAAAGACAGGCAGGTCTGTTTTCAGAGCAGGGATTGAGCCGAGAGTCACGTCTGTGTATGGATGTAGAACATGTACAGACACGGAGACTACGAGCAAACCTCCCCTTCCACGAATACAtacaaaatgagaaatgtttccttGGCAAATAATAGCAATATAGTTTCATTTAATGataactgttttgaatatgaaaaataaaggttttccCTTTacaataaattttaaataacaataaatctTACAAtaactcccggataactgaaaatgggcaaagaggcgggacgtgGGTGGAGCTGAggtgctgaaaccacgcccactTAGCTCAACGTGATCATGTTAGCAGGTAAAGAAGCTATCTTAgttactatctaaaatattaataaagataacaagATATATCGTTAGAAAGGTTTACTATCTACATTGTCTGTTTTACGATATAGATGCTCAGCAACAGTAATACTGTAATTTGTGTCGGGTGTGCAAATGACAACTcacaaaatcaaaacaagacCTCATATCTGTATAATGAAATAGTGATcgtgagatgaatccaatccgtcCACtggaaaacaaaaactttttgtTCACAAAAGTGTTAAaaccatgaaatattgataaatTGTTCATTatttgcatcacatttcttctgaacgaattatgcaatctgagcagTTTATGTACACGATCATAtatatctaacaaacaaatgagcccgcgtctaaaatagtgcagcagttttagttataatatccaagcagtgctgtcggagtttGTAGTGCCATTATCATAGTAAATTTCactaacaaaacttttagccaatgccaagaCGATCCAACAACGCGTGTTCTGTTTATCTCCCGCATGTGTGCACAGACGCACATCTGTCTCGAACATATAACCGCACAGCAAGCCTTATTACTTGagaattgtataaaataatcacgaaaaaagcacaaacagggcagagatgccaaattcaggctgaggtaaagtgacggctcacagacctgtcactcaagtgaccacgcccttaattatgcaaaactttaaggcttaatataatttaaacggatgacTTATTCATTGTCATGAtgggcaaaattagcagtatagaccaaaaccacaatttgtaccaggctgtaaacatgtttttttctgctgtaaagttgggcattttaacatgggactcaatgagattctgctctcttttggagccctagcggccagtcgatgaattgcagtcACTTTCGTATTGGCttcaagagaaactgggggaggttgccgcttggttcgCATGCAACACAAGTGTAGTGTGACCGACCCAAAACACGCCTCTAAACTCTGTTTACAGACTGTTGATGAATGACTCTAGAAGAGGCGTGAGTGTGGAGTGATCATCACGCTGTCACACATGAGCAATAACGCCTTTTAAAGGGGACAGctttgttttggcaagcctttctctgcaagaaTGTGAAAAAACGAGCCGCTCAGATTTCTCTTCCCTTGTGATGtgggaaggggatcttattataatattaccgcccCTTAATCTGCATGTTTCCACCCACGGCGCCGTCGTTTTGTTCTCGCAAGCGACAACGGTGtaccggtttgaacaatgtaaggctgaacactttcctcattttggctgcgtgagattccccagctttgttgttgtggagctgttaaagctccgccctcttctggaaagggggcgggagcagcagctcatttgcatttaaagggacacacacaaaaacggtgtgtttttgctcacacccaaatagggacaaatttgacaagctataataaatgatctgtgggggattttcagctgaaacttcacagacacattctggagacaccagagactgatattacatcttgtgaaagaggcatTAAAGGTGCTCTTTAACAAACATGCAGTGTCTGATGTAGTCTCTAAATCTCTCAACAAGACATAAACCTGTACAGAATCCCCTCCGTCCGTGATAATGTTCGAGATAAGGCAGGAGGAGACAGGCCCGAGACACACATGAGCTCAAGGGAGAAAAATCCACATCTTCCAGGCACACATTCCCAGAGGGAGGAACGGTCGGAAAGACCTAAAGCCTTTGATTAGCGCGGCAGAACAGCTGTTTGACTGTCTTTCATCGTCTTTCTAGCAATTAGCCGGGCTGAATACGAGCGTTTCAGTCTGAAAGTCTtgtttcctcatattctccattgttgcagctcctctcttcccagtctgtcagtaacgctctgtttacttcctgtctctatgaagcccctccttctgtgctctgattggtcggctggagcagtgtgttctgattggtgtttgggaaatgtcccgccccttaccataaccgccagtttcaacacactactaactaactcaaccaggccccgcccctttattctgctcattaattattatttaaatgaggaatatttcTAATATGACTCATGtcagttttctgttttaatgccCCCTGTTGACTGTTTTTGGAACAGCGTTTGGATCTTTTTCTGTTTGGAAATCCTTTTCATGACCTGTCTCTTTTTCCGTTTATAGTTCCAGATGAATTTGTGCCTGTTTATGGTCCAGAATCAGAGCCGAAAGAGATCCAGGCAGCGCCGCTGAAGGAAAGTAAGCAAACTCTTTCAGATTGCACACAGAGACGTTTGTCTTTTCAACATTCAGAGGATTTTACTAAGTGCTTGTGTGTTTTATTTGAGCAGGATTCCTGACGGACTGTAACTTTGATCGTGGAGCGTGTGAGTGGGTGCAGGACCATGAGGATGATCTGGACTGGACTATCAAGTATCATGAAAACGGTACGACTTCATGATCGTGTTCACTGGGCAAAAGAACAGAAGTTGTAGTTTCCTCTTCTACCAACAGCTATGAGATTCATGTGACAGCTGAATATATAAACCTTTTCCATATTTAATTccaataaaataaagtattattaCTGCAAAACAGTAACTGGGCTCTTTCTCATTGTCTCTTTAGGAAGAGAATATTACTTGGCGCTGGATGGCCCTGTGGGCAACAGGAAGGAGCAGGCGAGGATAAAGCTTCTTCTGGACGATTACATGCGGCAGAGCACCTTCTGTCTCACGTTTGATTACCGCAGTGTGGGGCAGCACATGGGCGTCTTACGAGTGATGCTGGACAACAGTGCGCTTCCCATCTGGGAGAGACGACAAACTCACAACCGCAGCTGGCAGTCAGAGAAGATCACCATCACCTGGACAGAGAGCGCTCCAGAGGCGGTGAGGAGCGCGTGTGAGATCTGTGTGGAAGCGTGATTCTGCCACGGAATTAAACATaatcgcacaattctgacctcTGAGTTGTGAGacataaacttggaattgtaggaaataacatcagaattgtgagataaaagtcgcaattatcttttttatttttttattctgtggcggaaacaagcttcagTAGTGGCTCAAATACTACACACTATCAGAAGAATTTCAATAGAATTTGTGCGCATCACAAATATTGCTTCACAGTAAGGAAATATTCCAAATTTATATAGAATTTATTTGTTTCATGGTTTGGAAAATTCCAAATTTATATAGAATTGATTTGCTTCACAGTTTGGAAATATTTCAAATCTATATAGAATTTATTTGCTTCACAGTTTGGAAATATTTCAAATCTATATAGAATTGATTTGTTTCGCAGTTTGAAAATATTCCAAATTTATATAGAATTGATTTGCTTCACAGTTTGGAAATATTTCAAATCTATATAGAATTGATTTGTTTCGCAGTTTGAAATTATTCCAAATTTATATAGAATTGATTTGCTTCATAGTTTGGAAATATTTTAAATCTATATAGAATTGATTTGCTTCAcaatttggaaatattccaaatCTATATAGGGTTTATTTGTTTCGGGGTTTGAAAATATTCcaaatttataaagaattaatttGTTTCACAGTTTGAAAATATTCCAAATTTATATAGAATTGATTTGTTTCACAGTTTGAAAATATTCCAAATCTATATAgaattgatttttttcacaGTTTGAAAATATTCCAAATTTATATAGAATTGATTTGTTTCACagtttggaaatattccaaatCTATATAGAATTGATTTGCTTCACAATATGGAAATATTTCAACTCTATATAGAATTGATTTGTTTCACagtttggaaatattccaaatCTATATAGAATTTATTTGCTTCACAGTTTGGAAATATTTCAAATCTATATAGAATTGATTTGTTTCGCAGTTTGAAAATATTCCAAATTTATATAGAATTGATTTGCTTCATAGTTTGGAAATATTTTAAATCTATATAGATTTTATTTTCTTCACAGTTTGGAAATATTTCAAATCTATAtagaatttatttgttttgcagTTTGAAAATATTCCAAATTTATATAGAATTGATTTGCTTCAgaatttggaaatattccaaatCTATATAGGATTTATTTGTTTCGCAGTTTGAAAATATTCCAAATTTATGTAGAATTGATTTGCTTCATAGTTTGGAAATATTTTCAATCTATATAGAATTTATTTGCTTCACAGCTTGGAAATATTCCAAATCTATATAGGATTTATTTGTTTCGCAGTTTGAAAATATTCCAAATTTATATAGAATTGATTTGCTTCATagtttggaaatattccaaaaTTATATAGAATTGATTTGCTTCACAATATGGAAATATTCCAAATCTATATAGAATTGATTTGTTTCGCAGTTTGAAAATATTCCAAATTTATATAGAATTGATTTGCTTCATagtttggaaatattccaaaaTTATATAGAATTGATTTGCTTCACAATATGGAAATATTCCAAATCTATATAGGATTTATTTGTTTCgcattttgaaaatattccAAATTTATATCGAATTTATTTGCTTCATAGTTTGGAAATATTTTCAATCTATATAGAATTTATTTGCTTCACAGTTTGAAAATATTCCAAATTTATGTAGAATTGATTTGCTTCATagtttggaaatattccaaaaTTATATAGAATTGATTTGCTTCATAGTTTGGAAATATTTTCAATCTATATAGAATTGATTTGCTTCACAGCTTGGAAATATTCCAAATCTATATAGAATTGATTTGTTTCGCAGTTTGAAAATATTCCGATACAAATTTCCAAACAGTAAagcaaataaattcaattaaaattctAAAAGTTCTTTAAATAGTGTGTAATATTTGAGCCAGTAGCAATGAGGAATAAATGAATCTGAACTGATTGGATGATCATTGGTTATGATCTATTAATGTGTAATCATGACTGTAAATGATTCTTGTTCCTCCAGATCATCTTTGAGGCCGAGCGCGGTCGGTCCATGAGCGGAGAGATCGCTGTGGATCACGTGGTTCTGTTCTCAGGACCCTGTTCAGAGGATGAAGCCCTCGTCTTTTAACATCATGTGTTCGTGTGACTCTTTCAAACAGCAGCGAAAGACTCTGTTCGTGATCAGCTGAACAAACCTGCGTGAAAATAAGAAGAGTGACATTTATGTTATTGATATTGTCTGTTTGTAGGTAGATATCCTTCATGATTTGTATGATTATATAAacattgtaacattataatgGCTGTACATTTTGCTTTACATTAAAATGTTGTAAGAGATTTACCATTTTTACACTTCTgttcatagattttttttttcaaatcaatAATTCATATGAACTGTCATCATGATTACAGTCTTGTTAATTTTCTCCATAAAGAAACTGATATTTAGAAATGAGCTCTGAGTTTGCATCATATATATCATTATTAACATGTGCACAGCACAGTCCCAGCAGCCTCAGGGCCTGAACACTTCTGTTTATGTAGCAACACGTCACGTGATCGACTACGAGCTAGCGCGGTCACGTGACCCCCTCCAGCCAATAGGAGCGCAGGAGTGTGGCACCATCAGCGGTCAGAGGAAGAGCCTCAAACTCGTCATGTTTCGCTTTAttgcttgttttgtttctttctgCCGAATCGATGTTTCCGGTTCCTGAAGCCTGATGTGTTCAGGAGCAGCTGCAGGTGAGTCTGAGTCTCTGTTCGGATCTGTTTATCTGCTTCACAGTCACTTTATTGATCGTTTATGGGTCATGTTGGTGTTCATCAATATCAGTGACGTCGTCGTTTGGTTTGTTAATCGTGTCGCAGTGTGCAGTTCAGTTCATGAGTTCAGAGGGTGAATGTTATGAAACGGCTCATATTTCATCCCAAAATAAATGTGTTGTTATATacatatgtgtttgtgtgtgtgtgtttgtgtatatatgtgtgtgtgtgtatatatatgtatgtatgtatgtatgtatgtgtgtgtgtgagagagagagaaatagaaataatagaaaaattagaatatattaatattagtatATCATGGActtataatatttatacatGATAGTATTTGTTTGTATATTACTTTTAAACACTATGCTGTATTCCACATTACAGTAATTATATATAGATTTGAAATATTTCCAAACTGCGAAACAAATAAATTCTATATAgatttggaaaatatatatatgtatgtatgcaccaatagtatttttttactGATACTGATTTTAACAAATAATTATTGGCCAATACCAATATTTGTCACTTGctcttttatttaaacattatagttttgatcatgtttttaaatgagCAAAGTTCAATAACACATGCATTAGGGTTTACTAACTAACATTCAACAAGCCgacataaatacaacagaacaaagatgcatgtgaaataaacagtgcttttcatgAACGTCTAACAGTAGTTTCCATgtacaattaaaattaaaataattaaattaatgaaaatgtaaaatgtattctttattgtacaaattaaatatacgttaatccttattaaagttgcAAAAGTTAAGTCAAGAGTAATAAGcgatttttctttttcctttgttgtttgattaacactaAAACCGAccgcagcaggaatattaggctgctgtcactttaagagccgcacagatccaatatactctgtgtgtgtgtgtgtgtgtgtatatatatatataataataaaaatatataaatatattattttatttatggaaCAATTATGCACTACTTgcagtatatacacacacacacacctatgtGACAAATATGGTCATTATTCAGACATACTTGAGTACAGAATGCCctgattgaccaatcagaatcaagtattccagtgCTGTATAATGAGTATTTATAATATCGGCCGTATCAAAACAGTGATTGGCTCTCAGTATCGATCACATTCATTCAGCTGGACAAGTTCAGTTCAGTGAGTGTTTTCTGCCCTCGTCTCTCGGCAGTCTTGTGTAATTTTAATGAAGTCattccctgtgtgtgtgtgtgtgtgtgtgtgtgtgtgtgtgtgtgtgtacacgcCTCCATTCCAGCTGGTTAAACTTTGGCTGTGTTGCATGTTGCCTGAATTATAATGGACACTGTTGCATGTGATGCAGGACAGAGAAGAGCACATGACCGAGGGCCAGCGGCTGAGAGAAACCCACCGTGAGTCTGTCCCTGCTCTCATGATGAAGTTTCATTCTGTCCAACATTACTGTCCACATCAGAGAGTGAAGTTACCTCGACATCTGTCTAGTGTAGTAAAGATTGACCAAGTGctgattatttttatgtttaggCATCCATTaactttttaatggttttatggTTTTgcattttaagaaataaaaacaacataatcATTGCATTGCAGCAATATGCATGATGAATAATAATCATAACGATGTGAAGCATCTCAGCATGAATTACTGTAAACACTAATATTCTACTGCATAGATCTTAATTTTACTAGTCCAGTACTTTGGGATCATATTTCTAATTGATCAACTCTCTGTTGTAGATTTTGAATGATGAATTATTTGAGGCAGTGAAGGTAAGTGAACCTTGTTGTCACTAATGTTACCGTAACTCACATTCATAACGCTAAAGCTCCAAGATGACAAGATGTTCccatcaaagctgcatttatgatcaaaaatacagtaaaaattgtgaaatattattcaaaaatttttgccaacatttttaattttcacttAAACTTGAAGTACCTAAaagtaaataaactaaaaaacaataaaattactaaaactttaactaaaattatttgatcataaatacagtaaaaattgtgaaatattattcaaaaatgtttgccaacatttttaattttcacttAAACTTGAAGTACCTAAaagtaaataaactaaaaactaaaaaacaataaaattactaaaactttaactaaaattatttgatcataaatacagtaaaaattgtgaaatattattcaaaaatgtttgccaacatttttaattttcacttAAACTTGAAGTACCTAAaagtaaataaactaaaaactaaaaaacaataaaattactaaaactttaactaaaattatttgatcataaatacagtaaaaattgtgaaatattattcaaaaatgtttgccaacatttttaattttcacttAAACTTGAAGTAC is a genomic window of Chanodichthys erythropterus isolate Z2021 chromosome 14, ASM2448905v1, whole genome shotgun sequence containing:
- the egfl6 gene encoding epidermal growth factor-like protein 6 isoform X2 gives rise to the protein MNHLTWISALSFLLYFSSGTADYRERRQIPARSLAGVCRYGSRLECCYGWKKNSKGHCEAQCDPGCKHGECVGPNKCKCFPGYSGKTCSQDLNECGLKPRPCEHRCMNTFGSYMCYCLNGYMLMPDGSCANSRTCSLAHCQYGCEEVQAEVRCLCPSPGLQLGSDGKTCVDIDECATGKNQCPFNRQCINTFGSYYCKCQEGYDLKYVNGKYDCVDINECVSDTHKCSRHAECINTHGSFKCKCKQGFRGSGFDCSVIPDAPSKTRILGGRFDNTIPEPEVTDSPRLHLQPFDYEGEVYIGPAEDTPAAPEEEKFYDEEEEEEDDTGNQLEVPDEFVPVYGPESEPKEIQAAPLKERFLTDCNFDRGACEWVQDHEDDLDWTIKYHENGREYYLALDGPVGNRKEQARIKLLLDDYMRQSTFCLTFDYRSVGQHMGVLRVMLDNSALPIWERRQTHNRSWQSEKITITWTESAPEAIIFEAERGRSMSGEIAVDHVVLFSGPCSEDEALVF
- the egfl6 gene encoding epidermal growth factor-like protein 6 isoform X1, with the protein product MNHLTWISALSFLLYFSSGTADYRERRQIPARSLAGVCRYGSRLECCYGWKKNSKGHCEAQCDPGCKHGECVGPNKCKCFPGYSGKTCSQDLNECGLKPRPCEHRCMNTFGSYMCYCLNGYMLMPDGSCANSRTCSLAHCQYGCEEVQAEVRCLCPSPGLQLGSDGKTCVDIDECATGKNQCPFNRQCINTFGSYYCKCQEGYDLKYVNGKYDCVDINECVSDTHKCSRHAECINTHGSFKCKCKQGFRGSGFDCSVKPFYHRSWEGDKGNADAFLNVIPDAPSKTRILGGRFDNTIPEPEVTDSPRLHLQPFDYEGEVYIGPAEDTPAAPEEEKFYDEEEEEEDDTGNQLEVPDEFVPVYGPESEPKEIQAAPLKERFLTDCNFDRGACEWVQDHEDDLDWTIKYHENGREYYLALDGPVGNRKEQARIKLLLDDYMRQSTFCLTFDYRSVGQHMGVLRVMLDNSALPIWERRQTHNRSWQSEKITITWTESAPEAIIFEAERGRSMSGEIAVDHVVLFSGPCSEDEALVF
- the egfl6 gene encoding epidermal growth factor-like protein 6 isoform X3, whose protein sequence is MNTFGSYMCYCLNGYMLMPDGSCANSRTCSLAHCQYGCEEVQAEVRCLCPSPGLQLGSDGKTCVDIDECATGKNQCPFNRQCINTFGSYYCKCQEGYDLKYVNGKYDCVDINECVSDTHKCSRHAECINTHGSFKCKCKQGFRGSGFDCSVKPFYHRSWEGDKGNADAFLNVIPDAPSKTRILGGRFDNTIPEPEVTDSPRLHLQPFDYEGEVYIGPAEDTPAAPEEEKFYDEEEEEEDDTGNQLEVPDEFVPVYGPESEPKEIQAAPLKERFLTDCNFDRGACEWVQDHEDDLDWTIKYHENGREYYLALDGPVGNRKEQARIKLLLDDYMRQSTFCLTFDYRSVGQHMGVLRVMLDNSALPIWERRQTHNRSWQSEKITITWTESAPEAIIFEAERGRSMSGEIAVDHVVLFSGPCSEDEALVF